CCGGGAGCCGCGGCCGCGAGCAGCGCGGCGGTGATGAGGCCGGTGAACGGGCCGGTCATGGGGTTTCCTCGATGCAACGGCTCTCGATGCGGACCCGGTAGGACTTGAGCTCGTCGTTCCAGTATTCGTTGTCGAACTTGAAGGCGACCTGCGCGGGCGACAGCAGCTCTTCCTCCTGCGCCGCCACCACCTGCGCGCCCTTCTTCACGCGCTCGTACAGCTTGAGGCCGACCTCGTACTCCATGAGGCGCACCTGCTCCGCGGCGCGAAGCAGCGTGTCCGCCTCCTGGCGCACGGCGTCCTGCAGCCGCGCGTCGTACACGCGCACGGCCTCCGCGTGGGACAAATCGTAGACGCGCGTCAGGTGCCCGAAGAGCCGGTCGCCGAAGCTGCCGGCGTAGCGGCCCAGGCGCTCGCCCTCCAGGTCCAGCAGGGCCACGAACTTCGCGGCGCGCTGGGTGCCGCCGTGCGCGTTGGCGGCGCGGCGCAGGCGCACGTCCTGGCTCAGGTCCTCGCGGCTGCGCACGGACTCCAGCGAGTCCGCGTACCGGCGCGTCAGCTCCTTCGCCGCGCGCTTGGCGGGCAGGTAGTGGCACAGGTCGCGGAAGATGAGCGCGCGCAGCAGGTACTTGTCCGGCATGAACTCATCGCGGAAGGACGGCGCGTCCAGCGTGGTGAGGATGCCCAGCGCCGCGCGCAGGTCGCCCAGCTTGTAGCGGGTCCACGCCTCCTCCAGGTAGAGGCTGGCGCGGCCTGGGTCCAGCTCCGGCAGCTTCACCTGGCTGTACGCGTCCAGCGCGCCGGTGAAGTCCTTCTTCTCGTAGCGCAGGCGGGCCACCGCGAGCGCCGCTTCATTGCGCGCCTCGCGGGTGAGCTTCTCGTCCTGGGACAGGCCGAGGAAGTCCTTCACCATCTCCTCCGGCGGATCCTTCACCTGCTTGAGCCGGGTGACGAGCAGCGCGAACTTCGCGCGGCTCGCCTCGGCGCTCGTCTCCGGCAGCTTGGAGAAGTGCGTGTTCGCCCAGCGCTCGTTGCCCACGCGCAGGTCCACCAGGCCCTGCTGGTAGTGCGCGTAGGCGCCCGTCTCGTCCGGGAGGAAGCCCAGGTCGAGCGCGCCGAAGACCTGCTCGTCGATCATCACCTCGTCGTGCGGCCGGTCCGTCAGCCCCTTCAGCGCGTCCAGCGCGCGCGGCAGCACGTTGGGGTTGGAGCGCTCCCGCGCGATGCGCGCCAAGTACGTGGCGCCCGCGTGCGTGAGGCCCAGGTCGATGAGGCTTCGCGCGAGGAAGTACTGGCCCCACGCGTAGTTGTCATCCGTGCGCGGCGTGGCCTGGAGCCACGCGTACAGCGGGCCCGCGGCGTCGCGCGGCTTGCCGTCGAAGTAGGCCTTGAGCGCGTTGTCGAAGGTCTCCGGCGGCACCTTCTGCGGCGGGGGCGGAGGCGCCTCCGCGACGGCGGTCTTGGCGGGGGCGGGCGTGCCGGCGGCGGTGCCCGCGTCCGTGGGACCGGCGGTGCCCGCGTCCGTGGGGGTGCCAGCGGCCTTCGCCGTGGCGGCGGCCGGTGGAGGGGGCATGGGCAGCGTGCCCGCGTCCGGTGCCGCATGGGCGACCGCTGGGGACACGAGGAGCGCGGCGCTGGCGAGCGCGGCGACGATGAGCGGGCGGGACGTCATTCCGTGGCGCCGAAGTTGAAGGCCGTCCCAATCTGCACGGTGGGCACGTTGATGATGCGCGACGCGCCCGCGAAGACGGTGTTGTTGGTCACGTCCAGCCGGAAGGACACGTTCTGGCTGGAGAACAGGCGCACGCCCAGGCCCAGGTTGACGGCGGGGCGGAAGCCGTCGCTGCGGTCCACCTTCACCACCGTGCCGCCAGCGAGCAGGAAGACCTCGAAGTGGAGGACGTTGGCGTTGAGGAAGGACGTCTTGCCGTACAGCGGGCTCCACATGAGGTCGGAACCCACCATCCACTGCACCTGGTCCTCGAAGGCGGTGGCGGTGGGGGCCGCGTCGAAGTCGCGCTCCAACTGGCGGCGCAGGCTGGTCTGCACGTTGTAGCTGTACGTGCCGCGGCCCACCTGCCACGCGACGCTGTCGCTGAAGTGGTACGTGTAGCCGACGGTGCCGATG
The sequence above is drawn from the Corallococcus sp. NCRR genome and encodes:
- a CDS encoding tetratricopeptide repeat protein; its protein translation is MTSRPLIVAALASAALLVSPAVAHAAPDAGTLPMPPPPAAATAKAAGTPTDAGTAGPTDAGTAAGTPAPAKTAVAEAPPPPPQKVPPETFDNALKAYFDGKPRDAAGPLYAWLQATPRTDDNYAWGQYFLARSLIDLGLTHAGATYLARIARERSNPNVLPRALDALKGLTDRPHDEVMIDEQVFGALDLGFLPDETGAYAHYQQGLVDLRVGNERWANTHFSKLPETSAEASRAKFALLVTRLKQVKDPPEEMVKDFLGLSQDEKLTREARNEAALAVARLRYEKKDFTGALDAYSQVKLPELDPGRASLYLEEAWTRYKLGDLRAALGILTTLDAPSFRDEFMPDKYLLRALIFRDLCHYLPAKRAAKELTRRYADSLESVRSREDLSQDVRLRRAANAHGGTQRAAKFVALLDLEGERLGRYAGSFGDRLFGHLTRVYDLSHAEAVRVYDARLQDAVRQEADTLLRAAEQVRLMEYEVGLKLYERVKKGAQVVAAQEEELLSPAQVAFKFDNEYWNDELKSYRVRIESRCIEETP
- a CDS encoding outer membrane beta-barrel domain-containing protein; this encodes MRFLLLSLLCLVPGLARAQAEELENPGTVSAVQDRLYRMHHELSLGVGVLPADAFYKGLIGTVGYTYHFSDSVAWQVGRGTYSYNVQTSLRRQLERDFDAAPTATAFEDQVQWMVGSDLMWSPLYGKTSFLNANVLHFEVFLLAGGTVVKVDRSDGFRPAVNLGLGVRLFSSQNVSFRLDVTNNTVFAGASRIINVPTVQIGTAFNFGATE